From the genome of Methanosphaera cuniculi, one region includes:
- a CDS encoding glycosyltransferase family 2 protein: protein MTNKNKTPIPPNTYIILSCYNEEETLQEVVEELVERGFNVIITDDGSSDNSPKIARNLVTKYPQMVDYYRHVINVGLGGAIKTGIQAALAKDAEILITFDADGQHNPEDLYNMYPPIENKEADVVIAARDFNDMPRGRKFGNTVMNYITYIFQGKMVKDSQSGLRAFSRKAAEMITLNSPQYGVSSEIIGEIERKNLRLKEVPMTTIYDQRTIEKGTNLFVGLKIVFEFMNEMFK, encoded by the coding sequence ATGACTAACAAAAACAAAACTCCAATACCTCCAAACACATACATAATACTATCATGTTACAATGAAGAAGAAACCTTACAAGAAGTAGTAGAAGAACTAGTAGAACGGGGATTTAATGTAATAATAACAGATGATGGATCCTCAGATAACAGTCCAAAAATAGCACGAAATCTTGTTACAAAATATCCACAGATGGTAGATTATTACAGACATGTGATAAACGTAGGACTAGGAGGAGCAATTAAAACAGGAATACAAGCTGCATTAGCAAAGGATGCTGAGATACTAATAACATTTGATGCAGATGGACAACATAACCCAGAAGATCTATATAACATGTATCCACCAATAGAAAATAAAGAAGCTGATGTGGTAATAGCAGCCAGAGACTTTAATGACATGCCACGAGGACGAAAATTTGGAAATACAGTAATGAACTATATAACCTATATTTTCCAGGGAAAAATGGTTAAAGACTCACAATCAGGACTAAGAGCATTTAGCCGAAAAGCAGCAGAGATGATCACATTAAACTCACCACAATATGGGGTATCATCAGAAATAATAGGTGAAATAGAACGAAAAAATCTAAGACTAAAAGAAGTACCAATGACAACAATATATGATCAAAGAACAATAGAAAAAGGAACAAACCTCTTTGTAGGACTAAAAATAGTCTTTGAATTTATGAATGAAATGTTCAAATAA
- a CDS encoding DUF2304 domain-containing protein, whose amino-acid sequence MYTYQIIMFIIVVLIIYWSMRNYGNENFNLGLSIGISLIAIVLFVLTLFPQISVNLAEIVGLGRGLDLLYILAFLFILYVLFKLYNMIEDQKRRINQLISQLAIEKHDDDKK is encoded by the coding sequence ATGTATACATATCAAATAATTATGTTTATTATAGTAGTACTAATAATCTACTGGAGTATGCGTAATTATGGTAATGAAAACTTTAATCTAGGCTTATCAATAGGAATATCACTAATTGCAATAGTACTATTTGTACTAACACTTTTCCCACAAATAAGTGTAAATCTAGCTGAAATTGTAGGACTTGGACGAGGACTTGACCTACTATATATATTAGCATTTCTATTCATATTATATGTCCTATTTAAACTATATAACATGATAGAAGATCAAAAAAGACGTATAAACCAACTAATAAGCCAACTTGCAATAGAAAAACATGATGATGATAAGAAATAA
- a CDS encoding beta strand repeat-containing protein produces the protein MMIKISMIINRPINVISSTKDAYIDLNTTAGSLMGDAPGTSFSIITGADYTNVTGIYIHNTQLWVSAVNHVTLDNISAVVEDQRVGSGVGQTSIRDGSEYITVKNSYFSTTRNGGSSTFVLAYANYCNIDNCTITAGEGSGNLLYFTTYNVNVNMTGKLVNSFNNVTNCKIMPQTEGSGVSLSVVINGYNNTFINNTVKSGGISPQWTGGSSMGWEDPHQAHGYANYTFINNTISGQVEVIKGSSFINNTIGSIYLENNTVINNTITYTQINLTSQLNGNNLSIVEILNINASNSTIINNTIGKIKVNNANVTIKNNIINGREEIILDVTSENNIICNNQITSRALWCDDVVNVDREKNIFENNTPNGIEFNVTDTTYTNFFDETGNVRSNITNFTRLNLVGTFNNKNFTINNKNLQINGIDAILNNATFIIDNQAVVVISNLTINSENSKGIIINSNDNILRNLTIIHNTPTSTLIISNDSTFIKNIQIIKNITTNTNDNLEIINITSNSNEISDLNITIKSDVFTNNITAFSIKNTNNNQINSSNISMNVLRATGIMVKNSSNIELNYNDLFINSQIESKGIIISGNCNETSLEDNNLELKSLNQTYGIIFTNITIDNLTYKMSSNIININSKKAVGLIMDLKNYNFIQEGYSNSISINATEDVQGIISTGYSTFCSVNVSSLKNIETNSAITLISYKNNIRNLRSVSATNASVLRVLNSTNVSLIFGRHVPVYSTNPIYLINSTNITINELYMTISNSNAINIINSSNNVINYSNITTNNTNSNVISFINSSNNVIEYNNITANNTNSNAISLINSSNNVIEYNNITANNTNSNAISLINSSNVNITRNNLISNNKTGDDAIVIDKNSINSIIELNTPTIRILNNQTYNQLFDKNGMLKIDKKEIILQLTSDLNGVKLGFNNTNTLYKRGSSNGTNLW, from the coding sequence TTGATGATAAAGATTTCAATGATCATTAACAGACCAATAAATGTAATATCAAGTACAAAAGATGCTTATATTGATCTTAACACAACAGCAGGGAGTTTAATGGGAGATGCTCCAGGAACAAGCTTTTCAATAATAACAGGTGCTGATTATACAAATGTAACAGGAATATATATTCATAATACACAATTATGGGTAAGTGCTGTAAATCATGTGACACTTGATAATATAAGTGCAGTTGTAGAAGATCAAAGAGTAGGAAGTGGAGTAGGACAAACAAGTATACGTGATGGATCTGAATATATAACTGTAAAAAATAGTTATTTTTCAACAACACGAAATGGTGGAAGTAGTACATTTGTACTTGCATATGCAAATTATTGTAATATTGATAATTGTACAATAACAGCAGGAGAAGGTTCTGGTAATCTTTTATATTTTACAACTTATAATGTTAATGTAAATATGACGGGAAAACTAGTTAATTCATTTAATAATGTAACAAATTGTAAAATAATGCCACAAACAGAGGGAAGTGGAGTATCATTAAGTGTAGTTATAAATGGATATAATAATACATTCATAAACAACACAGTTAAAAGTGGAGGAATATCACCACAATGGACTGGAGGATCTAGTATGGGATGGGAAGACCCACATCAAGCACATGGTTATGCAAACTACACATTTATTAATAATACAATTAGTGGTCAAGTTGAAGTTATTAAAGGTTCATCCTTTATTAATAATACAATTGGATCAATATATTTAGAAAATAATACAGTAATAAATAATACTATAACATATACACAAATAAATTTAACTTCTCAACTTAATGGAAATAATTTAAGTATTGTTGAGATTTTAAACATTAATGCTTCTAATTCTACAATTATAAACAATACAATTGGTAAAATTAAAGTAAATAATGCTAATGTAACAATTAAAAATAATATTATAAATGGTAGAGAAGAAATTATACTAGATGTTACATCTGAAAATAATATTATTTGTAATAATCAAATAACTTCAAGAGCATTATGGTGTGATGATGTAGTTAATGTAGATCGAGAAAAAAATATATTTGAAAATAATACTCCAAATGGAATAGAATTCAATGTTACAGATACAACATATACTAATTTCTTTGATGAAACAGGTAATGTAAGATCAAATATAACAAATTTCACAAGATTAAATTTAGTTGGAACTTTTAATAATAAAAATTTCACAATAAATAATAAGAATTTACAAATTAATGGGATAGATGCTATATTAAATAATGCAACATTTATTATTGATAATCAAGCAGTTGTTGTTATTTCAAATCTCACTATTAATTCAGAAAATTCAAAAGGAATTATTATAAATTCAAATGATAATATCTTAAGAAATTTAACTATTATTCATAATACACCTACTTCAACTTTAATTATATCTAATGATTCAACATTTATTAAAAATATTCAAATAATAAAAAATATTACAACAAATACAAATGATAATCTAGAAATTATTAATATAACTTCAAACAGTAATGAAATTTCAGACTTAAATATAACTATAAAATCTGATGTATTTACAAATAATATCACTGCATTTTCTATCAAAAATACTAATAATAATCAAATAAATTCAAGTAATATTAGTATGAATGTATTAAGAGCAACTGGAATTATGGTTAAAAATAGTTCAAATATTGAATTAAATTATAATGATCTATTTATAAATTCACAAATAGAATCTAAAGGAATTATTATTTCAGGTAATTGTAATGAAACATCTTTAGAAGATAATAATTTAGAACTAAAATCATTAAATCAAACTTATGGAATTATTTTTACAAATATTACAATTGATAATCTTACTTATAAAATGAGTAGTAATATTATTAATATTAATTCAAAAAAAGCAGTAGGTCTGATTATGGATTTGAAAAATTATAATTTTATACAAGAAGGCTATTCTAATTCCATATCTATTAATGCAACAGAAGATGTTCAAGGAATAATTTCCACAGGATATTCTACATTTTGTTCTGTTAATGTTTCTTCTTTAAAAAATATTGAAACAAATTCTGCAATTACATTAATTTCATATAAAAATAATATAAGAAATTTAAGGTCTGTTAGTGCAACTAATGCTTCAGTTCTAAGAGTATTAAATTCAACAAATGTTTCATTAATATTTGGTAGACATGTACCTGTGTATTCAACAAATCCAATTTATTTAATTAATTCAACAAATATCACAATAAATGAATTATATATGACAATATCAAACTCTAATGCAATTAATATTATAAATTCATCAAATAATGTAATAAATTATAGTAATATTACAACAAATAATACAAACTCTAATGTAATTTCATTTATAAATTCATCAAATAATGTGATAGAATATAATAATATTACTGCAAATAATACAAATTCTAATGCAATTTCACTTATAAATTCATCAAATAATGTGATAGAATATAATAATATTACTGCAAATAATACAAATTCTAATGCAATTTCACTTATAAATTCATCAAATGTTAATATTACAAGAAATAATTTAATTTCAAATAATAAAACAGGTGATGATGCTATAGTAATTGATAAAAATAGTATAAATAGTATAATTGAATTAAACACACCAACAATACGTATCTTAAATAATCAAACATACAACCAACTATTTGATAAAAATGGAATGCTAAAAATAGATAAAAAAGAAATAATTCTTCAACTTACATCAGATCTTAATGGAGTAAAACTTGGATTTAATAATACAAATACTCTTTATAAAAGAGGATCATCAAATGGAACAAATCTTTGGTAA
- a CDS encoding Ig-like domain repeat protein, with protein sequence MNITGHTELFNVSRGDAKIQATVNSEIYADQTITLTAVISDNGELIKDGYVAFKLNGVTLKDADGNRIKVRLINGVATLTYTIPSNYSAKDYLLTAVFSNENYARTEVNQTVTIIPSNVFIQPTSVYYENGKLMIKADIKDAITNKNVAVRTKVTLKISGKTFIDRMIVENGTITVTQDLKFNNGIKTLTIVSGPNSKYNVNEINVSFMVTNTPVKQSKNSTLTTNENLKAKV encoded by the coding sequence ATGAACATTACAGGACATACTGAATTATTCAATGTTTCACGTGGAGATGCTAAAATACAAGCTACAGTTAACAGTGAAATTTATGCAGATCAAACTATTACACTTACTGCTGTAATATCTGATAATGGTGAACTTATAAAAGACGGTTATGTAGCATTCAAACTTAACGGTGTAACATTAAAAGATGCTGATGGAAATAGAATCAAAGTACGCCTAATAAATGGTGTAGCAACACTAACATACACAATACCAAGTAATTACTCAGCAAAAGATTACTTATTAACTGCAGTATTCTCAAATGAAAACTATGCACGTACTGAAGTAAACCAAACAGTAACAATTATACCATCCAATGTATTCATACAACCAACAAGTGTATACTATGAAAATGGAAAACTCATGATTAAAGCTGATATTAAAGATGCAATAACAAATAAAAACGTAGCAGTAAGAACAAAAGTAACACTAAAAATCAGTGGAAAAACATTCATAGATAGAATGATAGTAGAAAACGGAACAATAACAGTAACACAAGACCTAAAATTCAACAATGGAATCAAGACACTAACAATAGTATCAGGACCAAACAGTAAATACAATGTAAATGAAATAAATGTAAGTTTCATGGTAACAAACACACCAGTAAAACAAAGCAAAAACAGCACACTAACAACAAATGAAAACCTAAAAGCAAAAGTATAG
- a CDS encoding beta strand repeat-containing protein: MNKNSKYLFLGLTLLILLISIGSISATDNTTSTTKISTTDTPNEVVTTSNPKIEDKKIETKKINSKKEIKTIKTTTQKENTNKTVKKQTTHIINNNTISQYFNKENNYTLSDKVADGDTLDIRGNISNHDDKNLSMIINRPVNVISSTKDAYIDLNTTAGSLLGDNPGTRFGIVTGADYTNVTGINLHNTQLWVSAVNHVTLDNISAVVKDQRVGSGVGQTSIRDGSEYITVRNSYFFTENNGGSSTFVLAFANYCNIDNCTVEAGEGAGNLFYFNVFNINVNMTGKVVNSFNNVTNCIIRPLDGEKDISSSLMLGGENNTFINNTVQGSATGYSKGSIFINNTISYVTAQNITLINNTVLKRTTISDSSQLTGNNLNEVIIDMATGANSTFNNNTMTKFTISNSRATNVTFENNTINGTDEIVLNIKSSNNIIRNNYIVGKAGCGDNVININKANNIYENNGPVAIQYNITDKTYKDYFDTNGVILSNITNYSTLNLIGEFNNKNFTIKNVNVALNGCDAILNNATINVDENSIVIIRNITINSENPNAIILNSNYNLIRNITIIHNIPTSTIIVNGNSTIMNYTRILKTITTNTDNNLDIIQINSNDNILLNTNMTIISDVFQNNITALNIENTYNNQINRSNINITTQKANGVIIKDNSNITLNSNKILLNTKEDTQGITIIGNSYMVNLRSNTVSINSTRNATGIIIKTNSTSENDTLILNRNEININSNKAVGIIADNKNNNSISVNKININTTMDVQGIILNTEKITCSSNTINIISTNNLQENIGLYVKNTNNAKINFGTSNINAINASAIKLINTNNTNISGGNLYSINSTNTINIINSNNIILDKFQTTVFNSNVISLINSPNSKITNCNIIPLNTSYNALLITNSSNSEISSNNITLDNATSNIITVINSSNNTLEYNNILIIHTDIKPISLINSPGNKISNNYIFINKTTGGNSAIQVDENSKETIITNNTPSTIKFLNNQTYNQYFDKNGVFNLIEDEVILIITSDIMGVNLEFNKSNILLTTSGYHTLYNTTIIIKDNAKVEGSDLNIINTNNNPIFIINNTENNEIINSNLTLNGTNPTLIKVNGNGTTIENIDLNMVNIKINGKNTTKIAEVTNGYLSLTESNIKMTGKEIISFKNNITKIDVNYNSIILNGERITFMDDTDNIETYNFIQNNINITAKNPVNLIHIKNNKSYYSNIRYNIINVDVETPFNGRVPLINATPNDLLYNTINITDSLNNSILGDEALIGERLYQNNPVTKYHVFINTTTNSLKYNQDANITIKLEDIYHGNINGTMNITIGGKIYEVNGTQITISLHPKSMKIPIIINYIDSKNKYLPLENYVETLNVSRGDAQIQVTVNSEIYAGQSITLTAVISDNGELIKDGYVAFKLNGVTLKDADGNRIKVRVINGVATLKYTIPSNYAAKDYLLTAVFSNGNYDRVEVNQTVTIIPSNVFIQPTSVYYENGKLIIKAEIKDAITNKNVAVRTKVTLKISGKTFINKMIVENGTITVTQDMKFNNGIKTLTIVSGPNSKYNVNEINVSFMVTNTPVKQSKNSTLTTTNENLKAKV; the protein is encoded by the coding sequence ATGAATAAAAATAGCAAATACCTATTTTTAGGATTAACACTACTAATACTACTAATATCAATAGGAAGTATAAGTGCAACAGACAACACAACAAGCACAACAAAAATAAGTACAACTGATACACCAAATGAAGTAGTAACAACAAGTAATCCTAAAATAGAAGATAAAAAAATAGAAACAAAGAAAATAAATAGTAAAAAAGAAATAAAAACCATAAAAACAACAACACAAAAAGAAAATACAAATAAAACAGTTAAAAAACAAACAACACATATAATAAATAATAATACCATATCACAATACTTTAATAAAGAAAACAACTACACACTATCAGATAAAGTAGCAGATGGAGATACACTAGATATTCGAGGAAATATCTCAAATCACGATGATAAAAATCTTTCAATGATCATTAACAGGCCAGTAAATGTTATATCAAGTACAAAAGATGCTTATATTGATCTTAACACAACAGCAGGAAGCTTACTTGGAGATAATCCAGGTACACGTTTTGGAATAGTTACAGGTGCTGATTATACAAATGTAACAGGAATAAATCTACATAATACACAATTATGGGTAAGTGCTGTAAATCATGTAACACTTGATAATATAAGTGCAGTTGTAAAAGATCAAAGAGTAGGAAGTGGAGTAGGACAAACAAGTATACGTGATGGATCAGAATATATAACAGTACGAAATAGTTATTTTTTCACAGAAAATAATGGGGGAAGTAGTACATTTGTACTAGCATTTGCAAATTACTGTAATATTGATAATTGTACAGTAGAAGCAGGAGAAGGTGCTGGTAATTTATTCTACTTTAATGTATTTAATATTAATGTTAATATGACAGGAAAAGTAGTTAATTCATTTAATAATGTAACAAACTGTATAATAAGACCACTTGATGGTGAAAAAGACATATCATCAAGTTTAATGTTAGGTGGAGAAAATAATACTTTTATTAATAATACAGTTCAAGGTTCAGCTACAGGATATTCTAAAGGTTCCATATTCATTAATAATACAATATCTTATGTAACTGCACAGAATATAACTTTAATAAATAACACAGTTCTAAAAAGAACTACAATATCAGACTCATCACAGCTTACTGGAAACAATTTAAATGAAGTTATTATTGACATGGCAACTGGTGCAAATTCTACATTTAATAATAATACTATGACTAAATTTACTATAAGTAACTCAAGAGCAACAAATGTGACATTTGAAAATAATACAATAAATGGTACTGATGAAATTGTATTAAATATTAAATCATCAAATAATATCATCCGAAATAACTATATTGTAGGTAAAGCAGGATGTGGTGATAATGTAATAAATATTAATAAAGCAAATAATATTTATGAAAATAATGGACCTGTTGCAATTCAATATAACATTACAGATAAAACATATAAAGATTACTTTGATACAAATGGAGTTATTTTATCAAATATTACAAATTACTCAACATTAAATCTTATTGGAGAATTTAATAATAAAAATTTCACAATAAAAAATGTGAATGTAGCACTTAATGGTTGTGATGCAATACTAAATAATGCTACAATAAATGTAGATGAAAATTCAATAGTTATAATTAGAAATATCACTATTAATTCAGAAAATCCAAATGCTATTATTTTAAATTCAAACTATAATCTTATAAGAAATATAACAATAATTCATAACATACCAACATCAACAATTATAGTAAATGGTAATTCAACAATTATGAATTACACTAGAATACTAAAAACAATTACAACAAATACAGATAATAATTTAGATATAATTCAAATTAACTCAAATGATAATATACTTTTAAATACAAATATGACTATTATTTCAGATGTATTCCAAAATAATATCACAGCATTAAATATTGAAAATACATATAACAATCAAATAAACAGAAGTAATATTAATATTACAACTCAAAAAGCTAATGGTGTTATAATTAAAGATAATTCAAACATAACATTAAATTCTAATAAAATACTACTTAATACAAAAGAAGATACTCAGGGAATTACTATAATTGGAAATTCATACATGGTAAATTTAAGATCTAATACAGTAAGTATTAATTCAACTAGAAATGCTACAGGAATTATTATAAAAACAAATAGTACTAGTGAAAACGATACCTTAATATTAAATAGAAATGAAATTAACATAAATTCTAATAAAGCTGTTGGAATAATTGCAGATAATAAAAACAATAACTCAATATCAGTAAACAAAATTAATATTAATACAACTATGGATGTACAAGGAATAATATTAAATACTGAAAAAATAACCTGTTCAAGTAATACAATAAATATAATTTCAACAAATAATCTTCAAGAAAATATTGGTTTATATGTTAAAAATACAAACAATGCAAAAATAAATTTTGGAACTTCAAATATTAATGCAATAAATGCATCAGCAATTAAACTTATAAATACAAATAATACAAATATTTCTGGAGGAAATTTATATTCAATAAATTCAACTAATACAATAAATATAATAAATTCAAACAACATCATTTTAGATAAATTCCAGACAACTGTATTTAATTCAAATGTAATATCACTTATAAATTCACCAAATTCCAAAATAACTAATTGTAATATAATACCTCTTAATACAAGTTATAATGCTTTATTAATTACAAATTCATCAAATAGTGAAATAAGTTCTAATAATATAACCTTAGATAATGCAACATCTAACATAATAACAGTTATTAATTCATCAAATAATACTCTTGAATATAATAATATTCTTATAATTCACACTGATATAAAACCAATATCACTTATAAACTCACCAGGTAATAAAATTTCTAACAATTATATATTTATAAATAAAACAACTGGGGGAAATTCAGCAATACAAGTTGATGAAAATAGTAAAGAAACCATCATTACAAACAATACACCAAGTACAATAAAATTCCTAAATAATCAAACATATAATCAATATTTTGATAAAAATGGAGTATTTAACCTAATAGAAGATGAAGTAATACTAATAATTACATCAGACATTATGGGAGTAAATTTAGAATTTAATAAATCAAATATATTATTAACAACATCAGGATACCATACATTATACAATACAACAATAATAATAAAAGATAATGCAAAAGTTGAAGGTTCAGATCTAAATATTATAAATACAAATAACAATCCAATTTTCATAATAAACAATACAGAAAATAATGAAATTATAAATTCAAATTTAACATTAAATGGAACTAATCCAACACTCATAAAAGTCAATGGTAATGGAACAACAATAGAAAATATAGATCTAAACATGGTTAATATAAAAATAAATGGTAAAAATACTACAAAAATAGCAGAAGTAACAAATGGGTATTTAAGTTTAACTGAGTCTAATATTAAAATGACTGGGAAAGAAATAATATCATTTAAAAATAATATTACTAAAATAGATGTAAATTATAATAGCATCATACTCAATGGAGAAAGAATAACATTTATGGATGATACTGATAATATTGAAACTTATAATTTCATTCAAAATAATATAAATATTACAGCAAAAAATCCTGTAAATTTAATACATATAAAAAATAACAAATCCTATTATTCAAATATCAGATATAATATAATAAATGTAGATGTTGAAACACCATTTAATGGAAGAGTACCACTTATTAATGCAACACCAAATGACCTACTATATAATACAATTAATATAACTGATTCATTAAATAATTCAATTCTAGGTGATGAAGCATTAATAGGAGAAAGACTATATCAAAATAATCCAGTTACAAAATACCATGTTTTCATAAATACTACAACCAACTCATTAAAATATAATCAAGATGCTAACATAACAATTAAATTAGAAGACATATATCATGGAAATATAAATGGGACAATGAATATAACAATAGGTGGTAAAATCTATGAAGTAAATGGTACACAAATAACAATATCATTACATCCAAAATCAATGAAAATTCCAATAATAATTAATTACATTGATTCTAAAAACAAATACTTACCACTTGAAAACTATGTAGAAACACTTAATGTTTCACGTGGTGATGCTCAAATACAAGTTACTGTTAATTCTGAAATCTATGCAGGTCAAAGTATTACACTTACTGCTGTAATATCTGATAATGGTGAACTTATAAAAGATGGTTATGTAGCTTTCAAACTTAACGGTGTAACATTAAAAGATGCTGATGGAAACAGAATAAAAGTACGCGTAATTAACGGTGTTGCAACACTCAAATACACAATACCAAGTAATTATGCAGCAAAAGATTACCTGTTAACAGCAGTATTCTCAAATGGTAACTATGATCGTGTAGAAGTAAACCAAACAGTAACAATAATACCATCAAATGTATTCATACAACCTACAAGTGTATACTATGAAAATGGAAAACTAATAATAAAAGCAGAGATTAAAGATGCAATAACAAACAAAAACGTAGCAGTAAGAACAAAAGTAACACTAAAAATCAGTGGAAAAACATTTATAAACAAAATGATAGTAGAAAACGGAACAATAACAGTAACACAAGACATGAAATTCAACAACGGTATTAAAACATTAACAATAGTATCAGGACCAAATAGTAAATATAATGTAAATGAAATAAATGTAAGTTTCATGGTAACAAACACACCAGTAAAACAGAGTAAAAACAGTACACTAACAACAACAAATGAAAACCTAAAAGCAAAAGTATAA
- a CDS encoding nascent polypeptide-associated complex protein: MFPGGKINPKQLKQMERTMKKMGMNMKELNDVEEVIIVLKDKEIVISNPEVSIMNAMGQETYQIVGDSSERLKGSSDEDVEVEIDDDDIELVASQTGKSRKEAETALKEANGDLAEAIMKLS, encoded by the coding sequence ATGTTTCCAGGTGGAAAAATTAACCCAAAACAATTAAAACAAATGGAAAGAACCATGAAGAAGATGGGTATGAATATGAAGGAGTTAAATGATGTTGAAGAAGTAATTATTGTACTTAAAGATAAGGAAATTGTCATTTCAAATCCTGAAGTTAGTATTATGAATGCTATGGGACAAGAAACCTATCAAATTGTTGGAGATTCAAGTGAAAGACTTAAAGGAAGTTCAGATGAGGATGTAGAAGTTGAAATTGATGATGATGATATTGAACTTGTTGCATCACAAACTGGTAAAAGTCGAAAAGAAGCAGAAACAGCACTAAAAGAAGCAAATGGTGATCTTGCAGAAGCAATTATGAAACTATCATAA
- a CDS encoding NYN domain-containing protein: MKIIVDGSNVAYYGQKPNEETGKVTPSLKTLKVAIHTLKKLGHEPLVLADAPLRHEIDDKDGFNEMIQNEEVFPVPAGTIADHYILNLAYEEDAKILSNDFFREYQDEFQDISSRRLPYRVKDGRFQIGKPSPPKKVKNILQKICSKSLNEFESRGFDVYKSKRNNKFSGLAVAQEAINRVNDEEENAIDTKLENVFMKIPILNKLVGIVDEEIEDSDFLIFVLVNPKDYKEAVKNAGTIAVTVKNKLGLDHSPLVAVRNDLFTRPGAFELNIIYSDEILEESPYNLDIIINDSDYSFIKHNSRNIASTLAGRLGTWKFPRVAVKPSMLMEKPGQFEVSIERGGKN, from the coding sequence TTGAAAATTATTGTTGATGGGTCAAATGTAGCATATTATGGACAAAAACCCAATGAAGAAACAGGTAAAGTAACTCCGAGTTTAAAAACTCTTAAAGTAGCAATACATACACTCAAAAAACTAGGTCATGAACCATTAGTTCTAGCGGATGCACCTCTACGACATGAAATTGATGATAAAGATGGCTTTAATGAAATGATCCAAAACGAGGAAGTATTTCCAGTACCAGCAGGAACAATAGCTGATCATTACATATTAAACCTTGCATATGAAGAAGATGCAAAAATATTATCAAACGACTTCTTCCGTGAATATCAGGATGAATTTCAAGATATAAGTAGTAGAAGACTACCATACAGGGTAAAAGATGGAAGATTCCAAATAGGAAAACCATCACCACCAAAGAAAGTAAAAAACATACTACAAAAAATATGTTCAAAATCACTAAATGAATTTGAATCACGAGGATTTGACGTATATAAATCCAAAAGAAACAATAAATTCTCAGGTCTAGCAGTAGCACAAGAAGCAATAAACCGGGTAAATGACGAAGAAGAAAATGCAATAGACACAAAACTAGAAAATGTCTTCATGAAAATACCAATACTAAATAAACTAGTAGGAATAGTAGATGAAGAAATAGAAGATTCAGACTTCTTAATCTTTGTACTAGTCAACCCAAAAGACTACAAAGAAGCCGTTAAAAACGCAGGAACAATTGCAGTAACAGTTAAAAACAAGTTAGGATTAGATCATTCACCACTAGTAGCAGTGAGAAATGACCTATTTACAAGACCAGGAGCATTTGAACTAAATATTATATACTCAGATGAAATACTAGAAGAATCTCCATACAACCTTGATATCATAATAAATGACTCAGACTACTCATTTATAAAACATAACTCAAGAAACATAGCAAGTACACTTGCAGGCAGACTTGGAACATGGAAATTCCCACGCGTAGCAGTAAAACCAAGTATGCTAATGGAAAAACCAGGACAATTTGAAGTTTCCATAGAAAGAGGAGGAAAAAATTAA